In Plantibacter sp. PA-3-X8, one DNA window encodes the following:
- a CDS encoding ABC transporter substrate-binding protein, whose translation MTRPMRREAVLAPLAASAGALALVLTGCGGGGGSTTASSFTYLINSENTMIPGQITALSENQCKAENTALPLKVETVPQTNLDQKLQLLAGQNSLPVMYAAGNAPDLTKTLDGSGNVVDFEQALTDLDALDDIEPAAISTIKALYGGKFNVLPYQYNIEGIWYNKQIFADAGVEIPQTWDELVTAADTISKTGVTPFSASGEQGWPLTRLVGDYLFRDLGADALQKVADGDAKLTDPEYVEAAAAVADLGAKGYFGQGVGSIDYDTAAQQFLTGKAAMFYMGSWILESMNDETANQIGIDNVGFMPFPAVEGGKGSIDEYPANVGLPTTMNAKLYDDKVGDWLGCIAENYGSAALQDQGTISGFKTNTEVTGVAPLTQEIQTTISESTSSVLWFEALFSTKATTTSQTNAAQLVTGAISPEEFMQLVQADLDN comes from the coding sequence ATGACACGACCCATGCGCCGGGAAGCCGTCCTGGCTCCGCTGGCCGCCAGCGCCGGAGCGCTCGCTCTCGTCCTCACCGGTTGCGGTGGCGGTGGTGGCTCGACCACGGCGTCCTCGTTCACCTACCTCATCAACTCCGAGAACACGATGATCCCGGGGCAGATCACGGCCCTCAGCGAGAACCAGTGCAAGGCCGAGAACACGGCCCTGCCGCTCAAGGTGGAGACGGTCCCGCAGACGAACCTCGACCAGAAGCTCCAGCTGCTCGCCGGGCAGAACTCCCTCCCCGTCATGTACGCGGCGGGTAACGCCCCCGATCTCACCAAAACGCTCGACGGCTCCGGCAACGTCGTCGACTTCGAGCAGGCCCTCACCGACCTCGACGCGCTCGACGACATCGAGCCCGCGGCGATCAGCACCATCAAGGCGCTCTACGGTGGCAAGTTCAACGTGCTGCCCTACCAGTACAACATCGAGGGGATCTGGTACAACAAGCAGATCTTCGCCGACGCCGGCGTCGAGATCCCGCAGACGTGGGACGAGCTCGTCACCGCTGCAGACACCATCTCGAAGACGGGCGTCACCCCGTTCTCCGCCTCCGGCGAGCAGGGCTGGCCGCTCACGCGTCTCGTCGGCGACTACCTCTTCCGCGACCTCGGCGCCGACGCGCTGCAGAAGGTGGCCGACGGCGACGCGAAGCTCACCGACCCCGAGTACGTCGAGGCGGCCGCTGCCGTCGCCGACCTCGGCGCGAAGGGCTACTTCGGGCAGGGCGTCGGATCGATCGACTACGACACCGCCGCGCAGCAGTTCCTCACCGGCAAGGCCGCGATGTTCTACATGGGCAGCTGGATCCTCGAGTCGATGAACGACGAGACGGCGAACCAGATCGGCATCGACAACGTCGGCTTCATGCCGTTCCCGGCCGTGGAGGGCGGCAAGGGCTCGATCGACGAGTACCCGGCGAACGTCGGCCTGCCGACGACCATGAACGCGAAGCTCTACGACGACAAGGTCGGCGACTGGCTCGGCTGCATCGCCGAGAACTACGGCAGCGCGGCGCTCCAGGACCAGGGCACCATCTCGGGGTTCAAGACGAACACCGAGGTGACCGGCGTCGCACCGCTCACGCAGGAGATCCAGACGACGATCTCCGAGTCGACGTCGAGCGTGCTCTGGTTCGAGGCGCTCTTCTCCACGAAGGCGACGACCACCAGCCAGACGAACGCCGCACAGCTCGTGACCGGGGCCATCAGCCCCGAGGAGTTCATGCAGCTCGTCCAGGCGGACCTCGACAACTGA
- a CDS encoding carbohydrate ABC transporter permease, with amino-acid sequence MKHVLGDKRAIAILLGPALLVYTLVMLVPVIWSLGYTVFEGNTITGFTFVGVDNFVRAAGDPKVWDAVLFTVKYALVVTIGQVFIGYLMSLLYVFVLKRSSGIIRTLVFFPVVLPTVAVALLFQKMFEVAPSTGVVNTVITSFGGDSVDWFGSGANAFLVIAIMDIWRSIGFYGVLLYAGIVEIPEDTLESARLDGATGWSLVRHIVIPLSLPVLLSAIIFSINGTLKVFDSIIALTNGGPGNATSPLTLYMFQTSFSYGEYGYGSTIALLLTIICLVVTVFIFRSSRRDLTKA; translated from the coding sequence ATGAAACACGTACTCGGCGACAAGCGGGCGATCGCGATCCTGCTCGGTCCCGCCCTCCTCGTCTACACCCTGGTGATGCTCGTCCCGGTCATCTGGTCGCTCGGCTACACGGTCTTCGAAGGCAACACCATCACCGGCTTCACCTTCGTGGGCGTGGACAACTTCGTGCGCGCAGCCGGCGATCCGAAGGTCTGGGACGCGGTCCTCTTCACGGTCAAGTACGCGCTGGTCGTCACGATCGGGCAGGTGTTCATCGGGTACCTGATGTCGCTCCTGTACGTGTTCGTCCTGAAGCGTTCGTCCGGCATCATCCGCACGCTCGTGTTCTTCCCGGTCGTCCTGCCGACCGTCGCGGTCGCGCTCCTCTTCCAGAAGATGTTCGAAGTGGCACCCTCCACCGGCGTCGTCAACACGGTCATCACCAGCTTCGGCGGTGACTCCGTCGACTGGTTCGGCAGCGGCGCGAACGCGTTCCTCGTGATCGCGATCATGGACATCTGGCGCTCCATCGGCTTCTACGGCGTCCTGCTGTACGCGGGCATCGTCGAGATCCCCGAGGACACGCTGGAATCCGCCCGCCTCGACGGAGCGACCGGCTGGAGCCTCGTGCGCCACATCGTCATCCCGCTGTCACTCCCCGTCCTGCTGTCGGCGATCATCTTCAGCATCAACGGAACGCTCAAGGTCTTCGACTCGATCATCGCGCTCACGAACGGCGGGCCGGGCAACGCGACGAGCCCCCTGACGCTCTACATGTTCCAGACGTCGTTCTCCTACGGCGAGTACGGCTACGGCAGCACCATCGCCCTGCTGCTGACGATCATCTGCCTCGTCGTGACCGTGTTCATCTTCCGTTCCTCGCGTCGCGACCTCACGAAAGCCTGA
- a CDS encoding carbohydrate ABC transporter permease, which yields MTSSTLPVTAVPTKTPERRPRVSPGARRFRRGLVKLPLNVLVAVILVITIYPLFWLVISSFKTNDEFINGDAFALPSSIAWGNYVEAWTTGNMGQYLTNSALAVFPALALIIILGTAAGFALEVMVWKGRNGVLLAFLVGIMVPGQMILLPLFTVYFQTGLSGTLWPLIITYTAIGLPLTVFMMATFFRAIPREVFEASTLDGASIIRSFFVIGFPMVRNGIFTIALVQFFFIWNDLLIALTFTNSSDLRTIQVGLLNFTGEFGATQYGPLFAAICINVFGTLVLYLVLNQRVMKGLTAGSVKG from the coding sequence ATGACCTCCAGCACCCTGCCCGTCACCGCCGTTCCCACGAAGACCCCCGAGCGCCGACCGCGCGTCTCGCCCGGTGCCCGCCGCTTCCGCCGCGGGCTGGTCAAGCTGCCCCTGAACGTCCTCGTCGCGGTCATCCTCGTCATCACGATCTATCCGCTGTTCTGGCTGGTGATCAGCTCGTTCAAGACGAACGACGAGTTCATCAACGGCGACGCCTTCGCCCTGCCGTCCTCGATCGCCTGGGGCAACTACGTCGAAGCGTGGACCACCGGCAACATGGGCCAGTACCTCACGAACAGCGCGCTCGCGGTGTTCCCGGCGCTCGCGCTCATCATCATCCTCGGGACCGCCGCCGGCTTCGCTCTCGAGGTCATGGTGTGGAAGGGGAGGAACGGCGTCCTGCTGGCGTTCCTCGTCGGCATCATGGTGCCGGGGCAGATGATCCTGCTGCCGCTGTTCACCGTCTACTTCCAGACCGGGCTCTCCGGCACGCTCTGGCCGCTCATCATCACCTACACCGCGATCGGCCTCCCGCTCACGGTGTTCATGATGGCGACCTTCTTCCGGGCGATCCCGCGCGAGGTCTTCGAAGCGTCGACCCTCGACGGCGCGAGCATCATCCGCTCGTTCTTCGTCATCGGGTTCCCGATGGTCCGGAACGGGATCTTCACGATCGCCCTCGTGCAGTTCTTCTTCATCTGGAACGACCTGCTCATCGCGCTGACCTTCACGAACAGCTCCGACCTCCGCACGATCCAGGTCGGGCTGCTCAACTTCACCGGCGAGTTCGGGGCCACGCAGTACGGCCCGCTGTTCGCAGCCATCTGCATCAACGTGTTCGGCACCCTCGTGCTCTACCTCGTGCTGAACCAGCGGGTGATGAAGGGGCTTACGGCGGGCTCCGTCAAGGGCTGA
- a CDS encoding alpha-L-rhamnosidase has product MTTSITATTSDQAGRPPTAVAEQVTVTAPRFEHLREPLGIGVASPRLSWKLTAPSDFEQSAYQVEAVRADGRTEAEPVASSEQVLVDWPFEPLESREAAVVRIRVQNRDGAWSAWSESATVEAGLLEPSDWSAAPVGGAWDEDPEAERRPSLVRREFSLPDDIVSARLYVTAHGLAEVEINGSRIGADALAPDWTVYGERLTYRTYDVLDALRAGGNAIGAWLGDGWYRGRIGFHGGYPNLYGADLSLIAQLEVTHADGTRTTIATDADWTAGFGPILRSNLYFGEHYDAREEVAGWSLPGFDGEGFSPVAVGSRDTGTLVAPQGPPVRNTQVVSPVEVTTSPSGATVLDFGQNLVGRLRIRVSGARGTTVQLRHAEVMQDGEIYTRPLRGALATDRYTLRGPASDADAADEADHVEVWEPRFTFHGFRYAEITGWPGAFDPSDVEALVYHSDMERTGWFESSDPLLDRLHENVVWGMRGNFVGLPTDCPQRDERLGWTGDIQVFAPTASFLYDCAGFLGGWLRDVEAEQLDDGTIPWYVPVIPGGSEWTPIRPGAVWGDVAVLTPWTLFERFGDRGVLATQYESAKRWVDLVDRLAGPGHLWNTGFQLGDWLDPAAPPNDPADAATDRYLVATAYFAWSAKRLGETAAELGLTADAEHYGRLAAAVRDAFAAEYVLETGELTSDAQTAYSLALEFGLFPTPEQRDWAGRRLAQLVAAAGNRIATGFAGTPLITDALTDSGHLSTAYDLLFEDECPSWLYTVKQGGTTIWERWDSLRPDGTVNPGGMTSFNHYALGAVADWMHRTIGGLTSVAPGYRRVRIAPRPDPRLTSATVAHESPYGRISVSWRVAGEALEVDVVVPVGVTAEIALTGAEEQVVAHGEHRFVVPVVSD; this is encoded by the coding sequence ATGACCACCTCCATCACCGCCACCACGTCCGACCAGGCCGGCCGTCCTCCCACCGCCGTAGCCGAGCAGGTCACCGTGACCGCGCCACGCTTCGAGCACCTCCGTGAGCCGCTCGGGATCGGCGTCGCGTCGCCGCGGTTGTCCTGGAAGCTCACCGCTCCGTCCGACTTCGAGCAGTCCGCGTATCAGGTCGAGGCGGTGCGCGCCGACGGCCGCACGGAGGCGGAGCCGGTCGCCTCCTCAGAGCAGGTGCTGGTCGACTGGCCGTTCGAACCGCTCGAGTCGCGTGAGGCGGCAGTGGTTCGGATCCGGGTTCAGAACCGTGACGGTGCGTGGTCGGCGTGGAGCGAGTCGGCGACGGTGGAGGCCGGCCTGCTGGAGCCGTCCGACTGGTCGGCGGCGCCGGTGGGCGGCGCGTGGGACGAGGACCCGGAGGCCGAACGGCGACCGTCACTCGTCCGTCGGGAGTTCTCGCTGCCGGACGACATCGTCTCCGCCCGCCTGTATGTGACCGCCCACGGGCTCGCCGAGGTCGAGATCAACGGGAGCCGTATCGGCGCGGACGCCCTGGCGCCGGACTGGACCGTCTACGGCGAGCGCCTCACGTACCGCACGTACGACGTCCTCGACGCGCTGCGTGCGGGCGGGAACGCGATCGGGGCCTGGCTCGGTGACGGCTGGTACCGCGGCCGTATCGGCTTCCACGGCGGGTATCCCAACCTGTACGGGGCCGACCTGTCGCTCATCGCGCAGCTCGAGGTGACGCACGCCGACGGCACGCGCACGACGATCGCCACCGACGCCGACTGGACGGCCGGGTTCGGGCCGATCCTCCGCAGCAACCTCTACTTCGGCGAGCACTACGACGCGCGTGAGGAGGTGGCCGGGTGGTCGCTTCCGGGGTTCGACGGGGAAGGCTTCTCTCCCGTCGCCGTCGGGTCGCGCGATACCGGGACACTGGTGGCGCCGCAGGGGCCGCCGGTCCGGAACACGCAGGTCGTCTCGCCGGTGGAGGTGACCACCTCGCCCTCCGGCGCCACGGTGCTCGACTTCGGGCAGAACCTCGTGGGTCGCCTCCGCATTCGCGTCTCCGGAGCGCGCGGGACGACCGTGCAGCTCCGCCATGCGGAGGTCATGCAGGACGGCGAGATCTACACCCGTCCGCTGCGTGGTGCCCTCGCGACCGACCGGTACACGCTGCGTGGTCCGGCATCCGACGCCGATGCCGCCGACGAGGCCGATCACGTCGAGGTCTGGGAGCCGCGCTTCACGTTCCACGGATTCCGGTACGCCGAGATCACGGGATGGCCGGGCGCTTTCGATCCGTCGGACGTCGAAGCGCTCGTCTACCACAGCGACATGGAGCGCACGGGGTGGTTCGAATCGTCCGACCCGCTGCTCGACCGGTTGCACGAGAACGTGGTCTGGGGGATGCGCGGCAACTTCGTCGGCCTGCCGACCGACTGCCCGCAGCGGGACGAGCGGCTCGGCTGGACCGGGGACATCCAGGTGTTCGCCCCGACGGCGTCGTTCCTCTACGACTGCGCGGGGTTCCTGGGCGGGTGGTTGCGGGACGTGGAGGCGGAGCAACTCGACGACGGGACCATCCCCTGGTACGTCCCGGTCATCCCTGGTGGCAGCGAGTGGACGCCGATCCGGCCGGGCGCGGTGTGGGGCGACGTCGCCGTCCTGACGCCGTGGACCCTGTTCGAACGGTTCGGAGACCGCGGGGTGCTCGCGACGCAGTATGAGAGCGCGAAGCGGTGGGTGGACCTCGTCGACCGTCTCGCGGGGCCCGGCCACCTGTGGAACACGGGCTTCCAGCTCGGCGACTGGCTCGACCCGGCTGCACCCCCGAACGACCCAGCCGATGCCGCGACCGACCGCTACCTCGTCGCGACCGCGTACTTCGCGTGGTCGGCGAAGCGACTGGGGGAGACGGCGGCCGAACTCGGACTGACGGCCGACGCCGAGCACTACGGGCGGCTCGCAGCGGCGGTCCGGGACGCCTTCGCCGCGGAGTACGTGCTCGAGACGGGCGAGCTGACGAGCGATGCGCAGACGGCGTACTCGTTGGCACTGGAGTTCGGACTGTTCCCGACCCCGGAGCAGCGGGACTGGGCAGGTCGTCGGCTCGCCCAGCTCGTCGCCGCGGCCGGCAACCGTATCGCGACGGGCTTCGCGGGGACACCGCTCATCACGGACGCGTTGACCGACAGCGGCCACCTGTCGACCGCCTACGACCTGTTGTTCGAGGACGAGTGCCCGTCGTGGTTGTACACGGTGAAGCAGGGCGGCACGACGATCTGGGAGCGCTGGGACAGCCTCCGCCCGGACGGGACCGTGAACCCCGGCGGGATGACGTCGTTCAACCACTACGCCCTGGGGGCCGTCGCCGACTGGATGCACCGCACCATCGGTGGGCTCACGAGTGTCGCGCCCGGGTACCGTCGGGTGCGGATCGCACCTCGACCCGATCCGCGACTGACGTCGGCCACGGTCGCGCACGAGTCGCCGTATGGGCGCATCAGTGTGTCCTGGCGGGTCGCCGGGGAGGCGTTGGAGGTCGATGTGGTCGTGCCCGTCGGTGTCACCGCGGAGATCGCCCTCACCGGTGCGGAGGAGCAGGTGGTCGCGCACGGTGAGCACCGGTTCGTGGTGCCGGTCGTCTCGGACTGA
- a CDS encoding HNH endonuclease signature motif containing protein — translation MTETATIQGLETHERTGHPEHPSDAFAARMASFTDRFVDLARRRAAVDAEEAQLLAEAFSYADATASALVSASTTSTDARDLARRSMCASLAIATRMSEPTLQARVGDAEALVHHAPTVLEALAQGSISGGHARAITDQLRDVPAEGRSVFLEQVLPVALRSTTARLRQRARVVRERLHPESITARRTRSITDRRVELEAAADGMAWLHLFTTAPLAHAIRNRLDAVAVPARIAGDTRTLSQLRADALASLAVAGTVSDDVGPIPVDPETTGTFTWLPGSAPLDDAARIAEEAVAAGADPLLAEPVGIEARIRATVQMTVPALSTLGVTDEPGVLDGYGPIDPDTAARLAVTAPSMTRLLTQPETGAVVSVGREQYRVPADLARAVRLRDTTCRAPGCGRAARSCDLDHSVAWQDGGTTAVDNLACLCRHHHRLKHLPGWNLEHHPGGVLTWTTPDGRRHETRPELAETG, via the coding sequence ATGACCGAGACCGCCACGATCCAGGGCCTCGAAACGCACGAGCGCACGGGGCATCCGGAACACCCGAGCGATGCCTTCGCTGCTCGGATGGCGTCGTTCACCGATCGGTTCGTCGACCTCGCCCGCCGACGCGCGGCGGTCGACGCCGAGGAGGCGCAGCTGCTGGCTGAAGCCTTCTCCTACGCCGATGCGACCGCGTCAGCGCTTGTCTCCGCGAGCACCACCTCGACTGACGCCCGCGACCTCGCGCGGCGGTCGATGTGCGCGTCGCTCGCGATCGCCACGAGGATGTCCGAACCGACGCTCCAGGCGCGGGTCGGCGACGCCGAGGCCCTCGTCCACCACGCACCCACCGTGCTCGAGGCCCTCGCGCAGGGTTCCATCAGCGGCGGTCACGCCCGCGCGATCACCGACCAGCTGCGCGACGTCCCGGCAGAGGGCCGCTCGGTGTTCCTCGAGCAGGTGCTGCCCGTGGCCCTCCGATCGACGACCGCACGCCTCCGGCAGCGCGCGAGGGTCGTACGGGAGCGGTTGCACCCCGAATCGATCACCGCTCGACGCACGCGCTCGATCACCGACCGCCGTGTCGAGCTCGAAGCTGCGGCCGACGGCATGGCCTGGCTGCACTTGTTCACCACCGCCCCGCTGGCGCACGCGATCAGGAACCGCCTCGACGCCGTCGCGGTCCCGGCGCGGATCGCGGGCGACACCCGCACGCTCTCGCAGCTGCGCGCCGACGCCCTCGCGTCGCTCGCCGTGGCCGGCACGGTGAGCGACGACGTCGGTCCCATCCCGGTCGACCCGGAGACGACCGGGACGTTCACCTGGCTGCCCGGTTCCGCGCCGCTCGACGACGCAGCCAGGATCGCGGAGGAGGCGGTCGCCGCCGGGGCCGACCCCTTGCTCGCCGAGCCCGTCGGCATCGAGGCCCGCATCCGGGCCACCGTCCAGATGACCGTCCCGGCCCTGTCCACCCTCGGCGTCACCGACGAACCCGGCGTGCTCGACGGCTACGGCCCGATCGACCCCGACACCGCCGCCCGACTCGCCGTCACGGCCCCTTCCATGACCCGTCTCCTCACCCAACCGGAAACGGGAGCCGTCGTGTCCGTCGGGCGCGAGCAGTACCGGGTACCGGCAGACCTGGCGCGCGCCGTCCGCCTGCGAGACACCACGTGTCGGGCCCCGGGCTGCGGACGAGCCGCCCGGAGCTGCGACCTCGACCACTCGGTCGCCTGGCAGGACGGCGGCACGACAGCTGTCGACAACCTGGCCTGTCTCTGCCGACATCATCACCGGCTGAAACACCTGCCGGGTTGGAACCTCGAGCACCACCCCGGCGGCGTCCTCACCTGGACCACACCCGACGGCCGACGACACGAGACCAGACCCGAGCTCGCCGAGACGGGGTGA
- a CDS encoding threonine/serine exporter ThrE family protein, which translates to MRSLLSQLAGGIRGAAPEGVDEQAVVRLNAERPVREVLELAGRIGESMLALGAAAAEVTDAIRRVCRAFDLECQVDLTFTSILIAHDGSELSPGVTVLRVVRSPSADFDRLAKVVVVAEGITNRSEPIMTVTDVARDDEADLRDELHARLGAAHRDLDRILTARRTYRRGFVTVLLSTMAAAVAVLLGGGVVSMLLAAATTALIDSAFRALNVWKLPVFFLQLTGAAIATTVAVLISILSPYVPDDLSALPPALIVASGIVVLLAGASLVGAADDAINGFPVTASGRLVEVMLLTIGIVVGIGGVLDLARRLGISLVLFDLPVSPWPVAVQIVGAAVASAAWAMASQAALRAAFFAGVTGAIAFSVFVFVSGSGVAPAAASALAALIIGFAAEALGPRLRIPAIILTICGIVPLLPGLAIYRGMLALVNGEQGSEGVEQLLQAGLTGLALAAGVTLGEILARRTGVSGRVLLPGYIRRSKRHPR; encoded by the coding sequence ATGCGTTCGCTGCTGAGTCAGCTGGCCGGGGGAATCCGAGGAGCGGCGCCGGAGGGCGTCGACGAGCAGGCGGTCGTCCGCCTCAATGCGGAACGGCCCGTGCGCGAGGTGCTCGAGCTGGCCGGCCGGATCGGCGAGTCGATGCTGGCACTCGGAGCCGCAGCGGCCGAGGTCACCGACGCCATCCGTCGCGTGTGCCGTGCGTTCGACCTCGAATGCCAGGTCGACCTCACCTTCACCTCCATCCTCATCGCGCACGACGGGTCCGAGCTGTCACCGGGCGTCACCGTGCTCCGCGTGGTCCGCTCGCCCTCCGCCGACTTCGACCGCCTCGCCAAGGTCGTCGTGGTCGCCGAGGGCATCACCAACCGATCCGAACCGATCATGACGGTCACCGACGTCGCCCGCGACGACGAGGCCGACCTCCGCGACGAACTGCACGCCCGCCTCGGCGCCGCCCACCGCGACCTCGACCGCATCCTCACCGCACGACGGACCTACCGCCGCGGCTTCGTCACCGTGCTGCTGTCGACGATGGCGGCGGCCGTCGCCGTCCTCCTCGGGGGCGGCGTCGTCTCGATGCTGCTCGCCGCCGCCACCACCGCGCTCATCGACAGCGCTTTCCGCGCACTGAACGTCTGGAAGCTGCCGGTCTTCTTCCTGCAACTCACCGGGGCGGCCATCGCCACGACCGTCGCCGTCCTCATCTCGATCCTCAGCCCCTACGTCCCGGACGACCTCTCGGCCCTGCCGCCCGCCCTCATCGTCGCGTCGGGCATCGTCGTCCTCCTCGCCGGCGCTTCGCTCGTCGGGGCGGCCGACGACGCGATCAACGGGTTCCCCGTCACCGCGAGCGGACGGCTCGTCGAGGTGATGCTCCTCACCATCGGGATCGTGGTCGGCATCGGTGGCGTCCTCGACCTCGCCCGGCGCCTCGGCATCTCCCTCGTCCTCTTCGACCTCCCGGTGAGCCCGTGGCCCGTCGCCGTGCAGATCGTCGGCGCGGCCGTGGCCTCCGCCGCCTGGGCGATGGCCTCGCAGGCGGCCCTCCGTGCAGCGTTCTTCGCCGGGGTCACCGGCGCGATCGCGTTCTCCGTCTTCGTGTTCGTCTCCGGCAGTGGCGTCGCGCCCGCCGCAGCCAGTGCGCTCGCCGCGCTCATCATCGGCTTCGCCGCGGAGGCGCTCGGCCCGCGGCTGCGCATCCCGGCGATCATCCTCACCATCTGTGGGATCGTGCCGCTGCTGCCCGGGCTCGCGATCTACCGCGGCATGCTCGCGCTCGTGAACGGCGAGCAGGGTTCCGAGGGGGTCGAACAGCTGCTGCAGGCGGGCCTCACCGGCCTCGCGCTCGCCGCCGGCGTCACGCTCGGCGAGATCCTCGCCCGCCGCACGGGCGTCTCCGGCCGCGTGCTGCTGCCCGGGTACATCCGGCGCTCCAAGCGCCACCCGCGCTGA
- a CDS encoding MFS transporter — translation MSARAGQANPRPALSAPLRRRRGAIFVFMLTVGVGLSSFIVRTPAVRDLVHASTAEMGLILFGISVGSMTGILSSAALVRRFGARRPIIIGGAAFVIGLALLALMAGAGQGVGVFLGLIGIGLGFGLAEIAINIEGAMIEQLSGRSILPVLHGCYSLGSVIGSVAGIALTAIAFPVMIHLLIVATVALAALLWAIPKIPAETGRQSDTGAGSPGIRAQLAVWRQQRVIFLGLIVLALALAEGAAGDWLPLIMVDGHGTTAAVGSIVFAGFALAMTIGRFAGEPLLARFGKANVLRVSALVSAVGIGLVVFSDSVLVAGLAVLLWGLGAALGFPVTLSAAGESDDPTTTVGAVASAGYVAFLVGPPLLGFLGEHFGLRGAMIVVLAVVVLASFLTSAAKPQERQRTASPTGP, via the coding sequence ATGAGTGCTCGCGCCGGTCAGGCGAACCCCCGCCCCGCGCTGTCCGCCCCTCTTCGGCGGCGGCGCGGGGCGATCTTCGTCTTCATGCTCACTGTCGGCGTGGGCCTGTCGTCCTTCATCGTCCGGACGCCGGCCGTCCGCGACCTCGTGCACGCGAGCACCGCCGAGATGGGACTCATCCTCTTCGGCATCTCCGTCGGATCGATGACGGGCATCCTGTCGTCCGCAGCGCTCGTCCGTCGGTTCGGTGCGCGTCGCCCGATCATCATCGGCGGAGCGGCGTTCGTCATCGGACTCGCGCTCCTCGCCCTCATGGCGGGTGCCGGGCAGGGCGTCGGTGTCTTCCTCGGTCTGATCGGCATCGGTCTGGGCTTCGGCCTCGCCGAGATCGCGATCAACATCGAGGGCGCGATGATCGAGCAGCTGTCCGGGCGGTCCATCCTGCCCGTGCTCCACGGCTGCTACAGCCTGGGTTCCGTCATCGGCTCGGTCGCCGGCATCGCGCTCACGGCGATCGCCTTCCCGGTGATGATCCATCTACTGATCGTCGCGACCGTCGCGCTGGCGGCGCTGCTGTGGGCGATCCCGAAGATCCCGGCCGAGACCGGACGACAGTCGGACACGGGCGCTGGCTCCCCCGGGATCCGTGCGCAGCTCGCGGTCTGGCGGCAGCAGCGCGTGATCTTCCTCGGGCTCATCGTGCTCGCCCTCGCGCTCGCCGAGGGCGCCGCCGGCGACTGGTTGCCGCTCATCATGGTCGACGGGCACGGCACCACGGCAGCCGTCGGATCGATCGTCTTCGCCGGGTTCGCACTCGCCATGACGATCGGTCGTTTCGCCGGTGAACCGCTCCTCGCCCGCTTCGGCAAGGCCAACGTGCTGCGGGTGAGCGCCCTCGTGTCGGCGGTCGGGATCGGGCTCGTCGTCTTCTCCGACAGTGTCCTCGTCGCAGGGCTCGCGGTGCTGCTGTGGGGGCTCGGTGCGGCGCTCGGCTTCCCGGTGACCCTCTCGGCGGCGGGTGAGAGCGACGATCCGACGACGACCGTCGGCGCCGTGGCCTCGGCCGGCTACGTCGCGTTCCTCGTCGGGCCGCCGCTGCTCGGATTCCTCGGGGAGCACTTCGGTCTGCGCGGCGCGATGATCGTCGTGCTCGCGGTGGTCGTCCTGGCGTCCTTCCTGACGTCCGCGGCGAAGCCGCAGGAGCGGCAGCGGACGGCCTCGCCTACCGGTCCCTGA
- a CDS encoding SRPBCC family protein has product MTQVIETIDVDVPVSVAYNQWTRFEDFPKFLDEVDSITQVTDTLTEWTVTVAGQTRTFEAEITEQHPDERVAWNSTGGEADHAGVVTFHRLEDAKTRVTVQLDWEPKGLLEHLGAAVGVAGHAVKKDLGNFKQLVESEGQTGQGWRGDVE; this is encoded by the coding sequence ATGACCCAGGTCATCGAAACCATCGACGTCGACGTTCCCGTCTCCGTCGCCTACAACCAGTGGACCCGCTTCGAGGACTTCCCCAAGTTCCTCGACGAGGTCGACTCGATCACGCAGGTCACCGACACCCTCACGGAGTGGACGGTCACCGTCGCCGGACAGACCCGCACCTTCGAGGCGGAGATCACCGAGCAGCACCCCGACGAGCGCGTCGCCTGGAACAGCACCGGCGGCGAGGCGGACCACGCCGGCGTCGTCACCTTCCACCGCCTGGAGGACGCCAAGACGCGTGTCACCGTGCAGCTGGACTGGGAGCCCAAGGGCCTCCTCGAGCACCTCGGCGCAGCCGTCGGTGTGGCCGGCCATGCGGTCAAGAAGGACCTCGGCAACTTCAAGCAGCTCGTCGAATCCGAGGGCCAGACCGGACAGGGATGGCGTGGCGATGTCGAGTGA